Proteins encoded together in one Ochotona princeps isolate mOchPri1 chromosome 20, mOchPri1.hap1, whole genome shotgun sequence window:
- the RPA3 gene encoding replication protein A 14 kDa subunit: protein MVDIMELPKARVNASMLPQFIDRPVCFVGRLEKIHPTGKMFILSDGEGKTGTVELMEPLDEEISGIIEVVGRVTAKATIMCASYVQFKEDTNPFDLGLYNEAVKITQEFPQFFPLGVKQHE from the exons ATGGTGGACATCATGGAGTTGCCCAAGGCGCGCGTCAACGCCAGCATGCTGCCTCAGTTCATCGACCGGCCAGTGTGCTTCGTAGGGAGATTGGAGAAG attcatccCACTggaaaaatgtttattctttCGGATGGAGAAGGGAAAACGGGAACTGTTGAGTTAATGGAGCCT CTTGATGAAGAAATTTCTGGAATTATAGAAGTAGTTGGAAGAGTAACGGCCAAAGCAACCATCATGTGTGCATCTTACGTCCAGTTTAAAGAAGATACCAATCCTTTTG atcttgGACTTTACAATGAAGCTGTGAAAATTACCCAGGAGTTCCCTCAGTTTTTCCCTCTAGGAGTTAAACAGCATGAATGA